Proteins from one Impatiens glandulifera chromosome 2, dImpGla2.1, whole genome shotgun sequence genomic window:
- the LOC124924012 gene encoding uncharacterized protein LOC124924012: MAPAVPVHVWIPEDDLLLKNAVEEGASLEALAKGAVQFSQQFTLKELQDRWLSLLYDADIAFEASVRMAEIEVSASHTPLKFSRSDKDGGTIRGHKKRRRVGSIRSQYYAMRKKMRSELLVSPNLEFSETILRICDSNGGVYPGNEELDTENQPLRESDIDILCQAFPQVMADVNHDDAFPSNLVTDDDANRMALDNPLDGYTEVGSSFPDKEPIAPPQLMPDRKLFQEDNLEAKPSASESMENKLQNDVTEIGETLVDSHTVEAKDPLHPTGLSSPQCSLPVWNAMVDVSAPAMPVTVNPGSERHSAKDAAVLHDNVKGISSQCGDEINCLTTSTATTEGENADISDSLLDFSNDTDILFMDVKDKVDTSLLNSPEDVIMGGPSRVESDLVSSNVVMTADSTCPPDTELSSIIDNQDNTCQPEDNMTSTLELKYKTILFNERHMHCILNTEDSVIPCNDDIFLLIHPVASFSSSGAKSCNTSGIGPISSPNKKDSSQGTNLTQKCEDPDPFMSSMALTTNVLVEVTPLQTFYDSSLMSDSPDKSCAPAISQHATVIEPLNQCRLAHLAPNVASESKQVKNVEKIVSGVTVPPLVSEVAPDELTIPNPSSSDQEELESDDDIPGFSDIESMILDMDLGSNDQDSHFTRQVSRYQHAESKRRIMRLEQCAQSSLQRSMESQSALAIFYGHRSKYFIRKTEVLLGRPTEDVDVDINLAQEGNANKISRRQAIIKMDKDGSFYLKNLGKSLITVNGREVVSGQLINLRPSCLVEIRGLSFVFEINQKYVKRHLKNSNVNQVTKKEWK, translated from the exons ATGGCACCTGCGGTTCCTGTTCATGTGTGGATCCCTGAAGACGATCTTCTGCTCAAGAATGCCGTGGAG GAAGGTGCTTCATTGGAAGCCCTTGCTAAAGGAGCAGTGCAGTTTTCTCAACAATTCACTTTAAAGGAACTGCAAGATCGATGGCTATCTCTGCTCTATGATGCTGATATTGCATTTGAAGCTTCTGTTCGCATGGCTGAGATTGAAGTTTCTGCTTCACACACCCCGTTAAAGTTCAGTAGATCTGATAAAGATGGTGGAACTATACGTGGTCATAAAAAGAGGAGGAGAGTAGGAAGCATTCGCAGTCAATATTATGCCATGCGGAAGAAGATGCGAAGTGAGCTCTTGGTATCACCCAATTTAGAGTTCTCTGAAACTATTCTACGTATATGTGACAGCAATGGAGGTGTTTACCCAGGAAATGAAGAACTTGATACTGAGAATCAGCCTCTCCGGGAATCAGATATTGACATTCTGTGTCAGGCTTTCCCACAAGTAATGGCTGATGTCAATCACGATGATGCCTTTCCTTCCAACTTGGTTACAGATGATGATGCAAATAGGATGGCACTGGACAACCCTTTGGATGGATATACTGAAGTTGGTTCTTCATTTCCAGACAAAGAGCCAATAGCGCCACCTCAACTAATGCCAGACAGAAAACTCTTTCAAGAAGATAATTTAGAGGCAAAACCATCGGCTTCTGAATCAATGGAAAACAAACTCCAAAATGATGTTACTGAAATTGGAGAAACCCTAGTGGATTCCCACACTGTAGAAGCAAAGGATCCTTTACATCCAACAGGATTATCATCTCCACAGTGTTCTTTGCCTGTTTGGAATGCAATGGTTGATGTCTCTGCCCCTGCTATGCCTGTGACTGTGAACCCTGGAAGTGAAAGACATAGTGCTAAAGATGCAGCAGTACTGCATGATAATGTTAAAGGAATTTCATCACAGTGTGGCGATGAGATCAATTGCCTTACTACTTCAACTGCCACAACAGAAGGTGAAAATGCTGATATTTCTGATTCACTTCTGGATTTCTCAAATGATACTGATATCCTATTCATGGATGTTAAAGACAAGGTGGATACATCTCTGCTGAATTCTCCTGAGGATGTTATTATGGGTGGTCCATCCAGAGTTGAATCTGATTTGGTTTCAAGTAATGTGGTGATGACAGCCGACAGTACATGCCCCCCGGATACTGAATTGAGTTCAATCATTGACAACCAGGATAACACTTGTCAACCAGAAGACAACATGACTTCTACTTTAGAGTTGAAGTACAAAACTATTTTGTTTAATGAAAGGCATATGCACTGCATCTTGAACACTGAAGATTCAGTAATCCCATGTAATGACGATATTTTCTTGCTTATCCATCCAGTTGCATCATTTTCCTCATCCGGAGCAAAATCATGCAATACGAGTGGCATTGGACCTATCTCATCTCCTAATAAGAAAGATAGTAGCCAAGGAACTAACTTGACGCAGAAATGTGAAGATCCTGATCCATTCATGTCGTCAATGGCTCTAACAACAAATGTCTTGGTAGAAGTCACTCCACTTCAAACATTCTATGACTCCAGTCTGATGTCTGATTCACCTGACAAAAGCTGTGCCCCAGCAATTTCCCAACATGCTACTGTCATTGAACCCCTAAATCAATGCAGACTAGCTCACCTAGCTCCAAATGTGGCCTCAGAAAGTAAACAAGTCAAAAATGTTGAGAAAATTGTCTCCGGG GTTACTGTTCCACCATTGGTTTCCGAAGTAGCCCCTGATGAATTGACTATTCCAAATCCTTCATCCTCCGATCAGGAAGAGCTTGAAAGTGATGATGACATTCCTGGTTTTTCAGATATCGAATCTATG ATACTTGATATGGACTTAGGGTCCAATGACCAGGATTCTCATTTTACTAGACAAG TTTCAAGGTATCAGCACGCGGAGTCCAAAAGGAGGATCATGCGATTGGAACAGTGTGCACAATCTTCTCTGCAAAGATCCATGGAATCTCAAAGTGCCTTGGCAATCTTTTATGGTCACCGGTCAAAGTATTTTATTAGGAAAACTGAG GTTTTGCTTGGAAGACCAACAGAAGACGTTGATGTTGATATCAACTTGGCACAGGAAGGGAATGCTAACAAAATTTCAAGACGGCAG GCAATCATTAAGATGGACAAAGATGGCTCGTtctatttgaaaaatcttggCAAGAGTTTAATAACAGTGAATGGAAGAGAAGTTGTTTCAGGACAGTTGATTAATCTCCGTCCAAGTTGTTTGGTTGAG ATCCGTGGTCTGAGTTTTGTTTTCGAGATTAATCAGAAGTATGTCAAGCGACATTTGAAGAATTCTAATGTGAATCAGGTAACAAAGAAGGAATGGAAATAA
- the LOC124927860 gene encoding auxin-responsive protein SAUR50-like, with amino-acid sequence MDLKKLNRNQQRPAGTGLKQMISSLIGKTNMSSGGGGKLPGDIPRGHFAVYVGEKRRRYIVPISWLSHPLFKTLLERAEEEFGFSHDMGLTIPCEEVVFQSLMSAIR; translated from the coding sequence ATGGATTTGAAGAAACTAAACAGGAACCAACAAAGGCCGGCGGGGACAGGACTTAAACAAATGATCTCGAGTTTAATTGGGAAGACTAACATGAGTAGCGGCGGCGGCGGCAAACTTCCCGGCGACATTCCGAGAGGGCATTTTGCTGTGTATGTAGGAGAGAAAAGGAGGAGATACATTGTGCCCATATCCTGGTTGAGTCATCCACTGTTTAAAACCCTACTAGAAAGAGCTGAAGAAGAATTTGGTTTTAGCCATGATATGGGTCTCACCATTCCGTGTGAAGAAGTCGTTTTCCAGTCATTAATGTCTGCGATCAGATAG
- the LOC124926010 gene encoding zinc finger CCCH domain-containing protein 44-like has translation MEARESSKGVEEKTSCTGVVVVEETLKQDVREEQIQKVEDAPLIGVLVEAAAALEADAVARGSEELPSTTPPPPPVNVEVKTVVENTSVKRKRGRPPKDAVSVSVSAARGTEEGSSSAPVSVVEVKTMENNSGKRPRGRPPKEAVVVAIDVVRTTEEGSSSVPVSAEVKNLENSIGKRTRGRPPKEPVVIAAIDVAPPAEEGSSLALASVEVKTFEDGSEKRKRGRPPKGLPKLPQPVKKKKDEEDVCFICFDGGSLVLCDRRGCPKAYHPSCVKRDEAFFQSKARWDCGWHICSNCEKAANYMCYTCTYSLCKACTRDADYVCVRENKGFCSMCMKTIMLIEKKDQRENETVVVDFDDKSSWEYLFKMYWLYSKQKLSLTLDELTKARNPWSVDGHIIFEGRDIDAISGKNDLQHPIFGIHSESKETKVFCGSKGSNHQTQLLNGNFSPTINKLDSDEGAHAAVSAKWASKELLAFVAHVKNGDISELSIQDAQALLSDYVKKNNLPDPSQKSQIICDARLSKLFGKPRVGHIEMLKLLEFHFPIKDDSLEDVNRSSVYPAVASQANSNTNISNFLAMGTEIKSKTLKMGEDKGPPANLHEYAAVDVHNISLIYLRRSLLENLIDESGKLHNIAVGSFVRIGVSGGDHEQDIFRLVQVVGTCMVAKPYKIGEKSVNVALEILNLDKKEAISISALSNQMFSEDECRRLRESIKCGLVKHLTVGQILEKSKALREVIMNDWLEKEVIRLNQLRDQANEKGQEKELREFVEKIELMKSPEERQRRLLDVPEVHIDRHMKANSQSDQGAGLFAAKNQAAYGKTRGSGLNINEKEAISSKDNNKSYPTRNKKSKVSSNNIDKKENKYIASDSAKPSNGGDKGAKTDVGGSNTPAAVTSIPISGISSEASVASLSTGTSPPPLVLLNNEADNLWHYRDPDGNIQGPFCLLMLRKWSLSGYFPPDLRIWSIYDKEANSLLLLNLLKGQPPNKPTSVQQPSLSLPSQEVVVQVAKENASNICLPSVTSLDDKQSANCQDKLESASWTPPAVNCIDINKSGSPCLESVKVNDLSSKQMETSKECGNDDENRICRENNDRDYFSHSSGNSWRPPIFAAPPNKLDLNTSFSFETKSTNSSVSDIPIMPNPNERSKERQSELLNVHIQGGSQLLNPPKPTLNLDYNMEEKRVPGSEKKQSLSLSSNFVVRDSGPTWSSSSGLFLGGGSVPPPPPQPESPHPEGSNVWVGHPPAAKASVEELGLGLIPVHPKAEPSNNYPPSTDNIPTISQTHPTSGWLAMVTEPIELSTLAEESVSDLLAEVDAMESQGGLPSPTSAMNYVDYLFEDTVNDCFNPIGPLSRTINSTGNVHLAAQQQQQQHHHQSSNIQETPLQADRHTEAVRTGKPNNNWQQKDSSSHIPESSSISHEGIKRASWPTNLDVGLGNMNSGWEGGGGGITAAAAATGRVNGNVHRSGQGVYTGGRDGNSSRYGGERVTSQSGRHGGGGGNDQNRQSLSWSRHSLSVGSGSGSGGNYSRGGGSALPPPSHKGGQQQQRVCKFYESGRCKKGAYCDYLHP, from the exons ATGGAAGCTAGGGAATCTTCCAAAGGAGTTGAGGAAAAGACGAGTTGCACTGGAGttgtggtggtggaggagactTTGAAGCAAGATGTGAGGGAAGAACAGATTCAGAAAGTTGAAGATGCGCCACTTATTGGAGTTTTAGTAGAGGCCGCAGCTGCTTTAGAGGCTGATGCTGTCGCTCGGGGATCCGAGGAGCTACCTAGTACgactcctcctcctcctcccgTGAACGTTGAGGTGAAAACTGTTGTTGAGAATACTAGTGTGAAGCGAAAGCGTGGTCGGCCTCCAAAGGATGCCGTTTCTGTTTCTGTTTCTGCTGCTCGAGGTACCGAGGAGGGATCTAGTTCCGCTCCCGTGAGTGTAGTAGAGGTGAAAACTATGGAGAATAATAGTGGAAAGAGACCGCGTGGTCGACCACCGAAGGAGGCTGTTGTTGTGGCTATTGATGTTGTTCGGACCACTGAGGAGGGATCTAGTTCTGTTCCTGTGAGCGCTGAGGTGAAAAATTTGGAGAATAGTATAGGAAAGAGAACACGTGGTCGACCACCCAAGGAGCCTGTTGTTATTGCTGCTATTGATGTTGCTCCGCCAGCTGAGGAGGGATCTAGTTTGGCTTTGGCTAGCGTAGAGGTGAAAACTTTTGAGGATGGGAGCGAGAAGCGTAAGCGTGGCAGGCCTCCGAAGGGTTTGCCAAAGTTGCCACAGCCggtaaagaagaaaaaagatgaAGAGGATGTATGTTTCATATGCTTTGATGGAGGGAGCCTTGTCCTATGCGATCGCAG AGGTTGTCCAAAGGCATATCATCCATCTTGTGTTAAGCGTGATGAGGCATTCTTTCAGTCAAAGGCTAGGTGGGATTGCG GCTGGCACATTTGTAGTAACTGTGAAAAGGCCGCCAATTATATGTGCTACACTTGTACATATTCACTGTGCAAGGCATGTACAAGGGATGCTGATTATGTGTGTGTACGAGAAAATAAAGGCTTTTGCTCAATGTGCATGAAAACTATTATGCTCATTGAAAAGAAGGATCAAAGGGAAAATGAAACG GTTGTAGTGGACTTTGATGATAAGAGTAGCTGggaatatttattcaaaatgtaCTGGCTTTATTCAAAGCAGAAGCTATCTCTAACTTTGGATGAGCTGACAAAAGCTAGAAATCCTTGGAGTGTAGATGGCCATATTATTTTTGAAGGGAGAGATATAGATGCTATTAGCGGTAAAAATGATCTCCAACATCCTATCTTTGGGATCCATTCTGAGAGCAAGGAGACAAAGGTATTTTGTGGGAGTAAGGGGAGCAACCATCAGACACAGTTACTTAATGGCAATTTTTCTCCTACAATAAATAAGTTAGACAGTGATGAAGGTGCACATGCGGCTGTCTCTGCAAAATGGGCATCCAAGGAACTCTTAGCATTTGTTGCTCATGTGAAGAATGGTGATATATCTGAGTTGTCTATACAAGATGCACAAGCTCTCTTATCGGACTATGTGAAGAAAAATAATCTCCCTGATCCTAGCCAAAAAAGTCAGATCATTTGTGATGCTAGACTTTCCAAACTCTTTGGGAAACCACGTGTTGGTCACATTGAAATGCTAAAACTCCTTGAGTTTCATTTTCCCATCAAGGACGACTCCTTGGAAGATGTTAATAGATCTAGTGTCTATCCTGCTGTTGCAAGTCAGGCAAACAGTAACACTAATATTAGCAACTTTTTGGCGATGGGTACAGAGATAAAAAGTAAAACCCTTAAAATGGGTGAGGACAAAGGGCCTCCAGCAAACCTGCATGAATATGCTGCAGTAGATGTTCATAACATTAGTTTGATTTACTTGCGCCGTAGTTTGTTGGAGAATCTAATTGATGAGAGTGGTAAGCTACATAATATTGCTGTGGGCTCCTTTGTGCGAATAGGTGTCTCTGGTGGTGATCATGAGCAGGATATCTTTAGACTTGTCCAAGTTGTAG GTACTTGTATGGTGGCCAAACCCTATAAAATTGGTGAGAAATCAGTGAATGTTGCACTTGAGATATTAAATCTGGATAAGAAGGAGGCTATTTCAATCAGTGCCCTCTCAAATCAGATGTTTTCAGAG GACGAATGCAGACGTTTACGTGAAAGCATAAAATGTGGGCTAGTCAAACACTTAACTGTA GGCCAAATACTGGAAAAATCGAAGGCACTTCGTGAAGTTATAATGAATGAT TGGCTGGAAAAAGAAGTAATACGGCTGAATCAGCTGCGTGATCAAGCAAATGAGAAGGGGCAAGAAAAGGA GCTTAGAGAATTTGTGGAGAAAATAGAACTCATGAAGTCACCTGAAGAAAGGCAGCGCAGACTGCTAGATGTTCCTGAAGTACATATTGACCGACATATGAAAGCGAATAGTCAATCTGATCAAGGTGCTGGATTATTTGCTGCAAAAAATCAAG CTGCATATGGGAAAACTAGAGGTTCTGGACTCaacataaatgaaaaggaaGCTATTTCATCAAAGGACAACAACAAATCATATCCTACACGCAACAAGAAATCAAAGGTTTCATCTAATAATATTGACAAGAAGGAAAACAAGTACATTGCATCTGATTCCGCTAAACCCTCAAATGGTGGGGACAAAGGTGCCAAAACTGATGTTGGTGGTTCAAATACTCCAGCCGCAGTTACTTCTATACCTATTTCTGGGATTTCTTCAGAAGCTTCAGTTGCATCTCTCTCTACTGGAACTTCTCCACCACCACTGGTCTTGCTTAATAATGAAGCTGATAATCTTTGGCATTATCGAGATCCAGATGGGAATATTCAGGGACCGTTCTGTTTGTTAATGCTGCGAAAATGGAGCTTATCTGGATACTTCCCACCTGATCTTAGAATATGGAGCATATATGATAAGGAAGCAAACTCTTTACTTCTACTCAACTTACTGAAAGGCCAACCGCCCAACAAACCGACATCAGTGCAACAACCCAGTCTCTCTTTACCCTCTCAAGAAGTTGTTGTTCAAGTTGCCAAAGAGAATGCATCAAATATATGTTTGCCTTCAGTTACTAGTCTAGACGATAAACAAAGTGCCAATTGCCAAGATAAGTTAGAATCTGCTTCCTGGACGCCCCCTGCTGTTAACTGCATCGATATAAACAAGAGTGGCTCTCCTTGTTTGGAATCAGTTAAAGTTAACGATCTTAGTTCTAAGCAAATGGAGACTTCAAAGGAATGTGGCAATGATGATGAAAATAGGATTTGTCGTGAAAATAATGACCGCGATTACTTTAGTCATTCTTCTGGTAACAGCTGGAGACCTCCAATATTTGCTGCGCCGCCTAATAAATTGGACCTTAACACTTCTTTCAGCTTTGAGACCAAGTCAACTAATTCTTCTGTTAGTGATATCCCAATCATGCCTAATCCAAACGAACGCAGCAAAGAGCGGCAATCTGAGTTGTTGAACGTTCATATTCAAGGAGGGTCCCAACTCCTAAATCCGCCGAAGCCCACATTAAACCTTGATTATAATATGGAAGAGAAAAGGGTTCCGGGTTCAGAAAAGAAACAATCATTGTCTTTGTCTTCGAATTTCGTGGTTCGCGATTCTGGCCCCACATGGAGTAGCTCTTCCGGTTTGTTTCTGGGCGGCGGTTCAGTTCCACCACCGCCACCACAACCAGAATCACCGCATCCTGAAGGCTCTAACGTATGGGTTGGACACCCTCCTGCTGCGAAAGCGTCGGTTGAAGAATTAGGTCTCGGTCTGATCCCCGTCCATCCTAAGGCGGAACCATCAAACAATTACCCTCCAAGTACAGACAATATTCCTACGATTTCCCAAACTCACCCCACGTCAGGCTGGCTAGCTATGGTCACTGAGCCGATCGAGCTTAGCACCTTAGCCGAGGAATCGGTTTCAGATCTCCTAGCGGAGGTTGACGCAATGGAATCCCAAGGCGGCTTGCCTTCCCCTACTTCAGCCATGAATTACGTGGATTACTTGTTTGAGGATACTGTAAACGACTGTTTTAACCCCATCGGTCCATTGAGTCGCACAATTAATTCCACAGGCAACGTGCACTTGGCTGCTCAACAACAGCAACAGCAGCATCATCATCAATCCAGTAATATACAAGAGACGCCACTACAAGCTGACCGCCACACTGAAGCTGTTAGGACCGGTAAGCCCAATAATAACTGGCAGCAAAAGGATTCTTCCAGCCACATACCGGAATCCTCCAGCATAAGCCACGAAGGGATCAAGAGAGCTTCATGGCCGACAAATCTGGACGTGGGTTTAGGAAATATGAATTCGGGATGGGAAGGGGGAGGAGGAGGAAtaacagcagcagcagcagcaacaggCCGTGTGAATGGAAATGTGCATAGAAGTGGGCAGGGTGTGTATACAGGAGGGCGAGATGGTAATTCTAGTAGATACGGTGGAGAGAGAGTCACGAGCCAATCAGGTAGACACGGAGGAGGTGGAGGGAACGATCAAAATAGGCAGTCATTATCGTGGAGTAGACATTCGTTGTCGGTTGGTAGTGGGAGTGGCAGTGGCGGTAATTACTCGAGAGGTGGTGGTTCTGCTCTTCCTCCGCCGTCTCACAAGGGTGGACAACAGCAGCAGAGGGTATGTAAATTTTACGAGAGCGGGAGATGTAAGAAGGGGGCTTACTGTGACTATCTGCATCCTTga
- the LOC124926520 gene encoding probable serine protease EDA2, with translation MPKAMKLAWCLLVFFPLLWSLADGSGDSRILQRLTTASSNYLTTHQLWFNQTLDHFSPYDHRQFPQRYYEFLDYFAPHDGPIFLRICGESACDGIPNDYLRVLAKKFGAAVVSLEHRYYGKSSPFNSLKTENLKYLSSKQAISDLAAFRQYYQDLQNTKLNISSVENPWFVFGVSYSGALSAWFRLKFPHLTCGSLASSAVVLAVYNFTQFDQQVGESAGPQCKAALQEVTRLVDQRLMDDSKAVKVLFGAESLDIDGDFLLFLSDAAVMAFQYGNPDRLCSPLVEAKNNGKDLLDVYATYVKEYFMGTFGVSTESYNQHFLKKDAPTESADRLWWFQVCSEVAYFQVAPSNDSIRSSKVDTRYYLDLCKNVFGEGVYPDVDATNLYYGGTSIEGSKIIFSNGSQDPWRHASKQTSSPEMPSYLITCHNCGHGVDLRGCPQDPVPIEGNSRNCSSPDTVNKVRGKIIEDIDLWLSQCEAADM, from the exons ATGCCAAAAGCTATGAAGCTCGCATGGTGTCTCCTCGTCTTCTTCCCCTTGCTATGGAGCCTCGCTGATGGTTCCGGTGATTCTCGTATTCTTCAGCGGTTAACCACCGCTAGCAGCAATTACTTGACCACCCATCAACTCTGGTTCAACCAAACTCTAGACCACTTCTCCCCTTAC GATCATCGACAATTTCCCCAGCGCTATTATGAATTCCTTGATTATTTCGCGCCTCATGATGGCCCCATTTTCCTTAGAATATGTGGCGAATCAGCTTGCGATGGGATACCAAATGACTACCTCAGA GTTTTAGCAAAGAAATTTGGGGCAGCAGTAGTTTCTCTTGAGCATCGCTATTATGGAAAAAGCTCTCCTTTCAATTCCCTGAAGACAGAGAATCTCAAGTATCTCTCATCTAAGCAGGCTATTTCTGATTTAGCTGCCTTCCGTCAATATTACCAG GACTTACAAAACACAAAACTGAATATATCCAGTGTTGAAAATCCATGGTTCGTTTTTGGTGTTTCTTATTCTGGAGCACTCAGTGCATGGTTCCGACTCAAGTTCCCTCACTTAACTTGTGGAAGCCTAGCAAGTTCTGCAGTTGTTCTTGCTGTCTACAACTTCACCCAATTTGACCAACAG GTTGGCGAGTCTGCAGGCCCACAATGTAAAGCTGCATTACAGGAAGTTACTCGACTTGTTGATCAAAGGCTCATGGATGACAGCAAAGCCGTGAAAGTTTTATTTGGGGCTGAGTCG CTTGACATTGATGGTGATTTCCTGCTTTTTCTCTCTGATGCCGCAGTTATGGCT TTTCAATATGGAAATCCAGATCGGTTATGCTCCCCTCTTGTTGAGGCGAAGAATAATGGAAAAGATCTGTTG GATGTGTATGCTACATATGTAAAAGAGTATTTCATGGGAACTTTTGGAGTCAGCACTGAAAGCTATAATCAgcattttttgaaaaaagatgCTCCTACTGAAAGTGCTGATCGGTTGTGGTGGTTCCAAGTATGTTCTGAAGTTGCTTATTTCCAGGTGGCACCATCAAATGATAGCATCCGTTCTTCGAAAGTTGACACAAG ATATTACTTGGACCTTTGCAAAAATGTATTTGGAGAGGGTGTGTATCCAGATGTTGATGCAACAAATCTTTACTATGGAGGCACAAGTATAGAAG GTTCAAAGATTATTTTCTCGAATGGTTCACAGGATCCTTGGCGACATGCCTCGAAACAAACTTCTTCCCCAGAAA TGCCGTCTTACCTTATTACTTGTCATAATTGCGGCCATGGAGTTGATTTAAGAGGATGTCCTCAAGATCCTGTTCCCATTGAAG GAAACTCCCGGAATTGCAGCTCTCCAGACACAGTTAACAAAGTGAGAGGAAAGATCATCGAAGACATAGATCTTTGGCTCTCCCAGTGCGAAGCTGCAG ATATGTAA